The Oreochromis niloticus isolate F11D_XX linkage group LG15, O_niloticus_UMD_NMBU, whole genome shotgun sequence genome includes a region encoding these proteins:
- the sox11b gene encoding transcription factor SOX-11b gives MGLHTEPAEARLTAGYREAAAPERSGLVGASAGSPAPQKPERCKTASGHIKRPMNAFMVWSKIERRKIMEQSPDMHNAEISKRLGKRWKMLTDTEKVPFIREAERLRLQHMADYPDYKYRPKKKPRTEGRSAGQYQERNDTPSYKTPAAAKKFPRAGKSVGGAAKAGNLLLQDQEQNSRHQQKPQERDNPHQQLNSRYQLKHEQTDAQYQQLNPRYQPTARQPDHRFRYVPSTITPSKPVKRDYTDREEEEDDDNDDSSSSSSSSSEEEEEEEEEEEEELPCYSITKLPPRGSAVRPSTLQSSGSLYFSFTRQSTPVHPASLSPASPSRSVCTSASSCCGEDLDDLPVEPLDFTSNFLGGLQSCSDPWNSSSSSASGSLSLSLVDKDLDTSGCTEGGSLGSHFEFPDYCTPELSEMIAGDWLKADFTDLVFTC, from the coding sequence ATGGGTCTGCACACGGAGCCCGCTGAGGCGAGGCTTACCGCCGGGTACCGTGAAGCAGCTGCCCCGGAGCGGAGCGGGCTGGTGGGGGCCTCTGCCGGCAGCCCCGCGCCGCAGAAACCGGAGCGGTGTAAGACCGCCTCGGGCCACATCAAACGGCCCATGAACGCCTTCATGGTGTGGTCCAAAATCGAGCGGAGGAAGATCATGGAGCAGTCTCCGGACATGCACAACGCCGAGATCTCCAAGCGGCTCGGGAAACGTTGGAAAATGTTAACCGACACCGAGAAGGTTCCGTTCATCCGGGAGGCGGAGCGCCTCCGGCTGCAGCACATGGCCGACTACCCTGATTACAAGTACCGACCCAAGAAGAAGCCCCGGACTGAGGGGAGGTCGGCTGGTCAGTACCAGGAGCGAAACGACACACCGTCTTACAAGACCCCTGCGGCGGCCAAGAAGTTCCCCCGAGCCGGTAAGTCGGTGGGCGGGGCCGCCAAAGCGGGCAATCTCCTCCTGCAAGACCAGGAGCAGAACTCCCGGCACCAGCAGAAACCACAGGAGCGAGATAACCCGCACCAGCAACTGAACTCCCGGTACCAGCTCAAACACGAGCAGACGGACGCCCAATACCAGCAACTGAACCCCCGCTACCAGCCCACCGCCCGGCAACCGGATCACCGGTTCCGGTACGTGCCGAGCACTATTACACCCAGCAAACCGGTTAAACGGGACTATacggacagagaggaggaggaggacgacgaCAACGAcgactcatcatcatcatcatcatcatcctctgaggaggaggaggaggaggaggaggaggaagaagaagagctgCCCTGCTACAGTATCACCAAGCTGCCCCCCAGGGGTTCCGCTGTGAGACCTAGCACGCTCCAGTCCTCTGGAAGCCTCTACTTCAGCTTCACCCGGCAGAGCACGCCGGTCCACCCTGCCTCCCTTTCCCCAGCTTCCCCCTCCCGCTCCGTCTGcacctccgcttcctcctgctGCGGGGAGGACCTGGATGACCTCCCCGTGGAGCCGCTGGATTTCACCTCCAACTTCCTGGGCGGCCTGCAGTCCTGCTCGGACCCGTGGAACTCGTCGTCTAGCTCGGCCTCGGGGAGCCTGAGCCTGTCGCTGGTGGATAAAGACCTGGACACCAGCGGATGCACGGAGGGGGGCAGCCTCGGGTCCCACTTCGAGTTCCCGGACTACTGCACGCCGGAGCTGAGCGAAATGATTGCCGGGGACTGGCTGAAGGCCGACTTCACGGACCTGGTGTTCACCTGCTAG